In the Peptococcaceae bacterium genome, GCCACAGGCTTTGCCGCCGTGGCTGGCGGGGCCTGCACGCTGGTCGGTTCGACCCCCCAGCTGGCGGCCCAGGGCATCTTGAGCCAAACCCCCGGCTGCAGACCTCTAGGATTCTTCGAACTGGCTTACGGCGGCATACCGCTGGTGGTGTTTATCCTGTTCTACTACCTTACCTTCGGTTACTACCTGCAGAAAAGGTTGTTCAATTTTCAGGAAATCGCCGGTGATGAGCCGGTAGCAGGCGGCGGGGAGGAAAAACGCAGCCCTGTTAAAATGGCCGTTTCCGGGCTGGTCATGGCCGGCTGCGTAATAGGCTTCGTCAAACAGGTCTGGAGCGTGGGGACAATTGCCATGGCCGCTGCCGTCGTCCTGGTGATGACCGGGTGCATCACTGAAAAGAAAGTTTACCAGAGCATTCACTGGACATCGATAGCCATTCTCGGCGGGGCCCTGGGGTTCTCCAAAGGGCTGGATGTCAGCGGGGCGGGAAAACTGATCGCCGAAACGGCCATCGGTTTGCTGGGCGCGAGCGCTTCACCGCGCCTTGTATTCGCCATCTATGTCCTGGTAGCTTTAATGCTGGCCAACTTCATGTCCACCACGGCAATAACGGCCATGCTTTCGCCAATCGCCATTTATACTGCCCAGGGCATGGGTTTTGACCCGATCCCGGCGGTCATCGGGATTATCCTGGGCACTTCCATGGGATTCGCCTCACCCGTGGGAACAATGCCGATTACCATGACCCTGGCCGGCGGTTACCGGTTCACCGACTACACCAAAGTAGGCGGGCTGTTGAGCATCCTGCTTTATTTTTGGATAATCATCATTGTGCCGTTATTAATGGGATTTTGACCGCATCATTACAGACCCCTGTTTATTTCCACAGGCAGAGATTTAATAAAAGGGCTGGCCAGGTAACGGTCAATTCTCTCAAGAACCGCCTCTTTTTCCCTGTTCAGTATACACCCAAGGTCAAAGTAGTTGGAGGCGTGGTTGGACCGGAACAAACAGTCGTTTAGCTCCAGGTTCTCGATCATCAAGCGCGTTTCGCGCAGGATTTGCCAGGGCGCCAGCATGGTAAATTGGCCTTTTTCTATGGACCTCAACAGGGGTGCCCCCTCTCTCAAAAAAAGCGTCAGGGCGCCCAGGTACTCGGGATTAATTGCTGAAACCACCCCGGCTGTTTCAACGGCGTGTTCTTCCCAGTATTCGGCGCCGCCCAGCCCGGAAATGATGGTCGCCGAAAGGGCAAAACCGCATTCCCTGGCTTTTTTCCCGGCCATGATAGTTTCTCCGGGCGTGATCCCCTTTTTAACCATTTTCAGGACACGTTCGCTGCCGCTTTCTATACCCATGTATACAAGTTCCAGGCCGTGCCGGCGAAGCTCTCTCAATTCCCCGACCGTCTTGCCGAGTATGTCCTGGGGGCTGCCGTAAATGCTTATTCTTTCCAGGCGAGGAAAGCGCTCGTTTATCATTTGCAGCGCCGCCGTTAAAATTTCCGAAGGCAGGGAAAGGGCATTGCCGTCAGCCAAGAAAATCCTGCGCGCCTGAGCGTAATCCCTGGCCGCTTCCGCGATCAGTTCTTTGATTTCCGGCCACTTTTTGGGCCTGTACTTTTTGCCTTTATACATGGTGCAAAAAGTGCAGGCGTTGTGCGAGCAGCCAATGGTCAACTGCAGAATCAGGCTGTATGCCTCGCTGGGGGGACGGAAAAGAGGGTAATCGTAATTCAACAGGACGCACCTCCCATTTTTTCATGATGTATTTTCAATTATTCATTTTACCGGTATAATGAAAATGAAATTAGACACGTGCATCTTAAGGTAAGGGAAAGCGGTGCGAAACCGCTGCAGCCCCCGCTACTGTGAGCGATGATGACACCCGAGGGTAAGCCACTGGGAAACCGGGAAGGCCGGGTCGAAGATGATTCGCCAGCCAGGAGACCTGCCTTAAGGTTCATCGTTCGCCTTCGGCGGGAAGGAAAAGATGGTTTCAAGGAGTCATTGCCAGCCTGCCGGTGAAGGCAGGCTTAAATTATTTGCCCGAGGGGAAGAGTTCCAAATGGTCAAAACCAGAAGGTTCCTGGCAACATCTATTATCATGGTTTTGCTGGCCTCGTCAAGCGCTTGTATGGTGCCAGCAAAGCAGAAAGGGCAGGAGCAAACCCCTTCGGTTCCCGCCGGCTCCGGCGAAACAGCAGTTTTTCCGGTTAAAATAACCGACTTTATGGGCAGGGAAGTGGAAATCAATAACATCCCGCAGCGCATCGTCTCTCTTTCTCCAAGCACAACGGAAATCCTTTTCGCCCTTGGCCTCGGCAGCCGGGTAGTGGGTGTTACCAACTATGACGACTACCCGCCGGAAGTAAAAGAACTCCCCAAGGTCGGTAACTTCAAGGGGGCAAATATAGAGGCAGTGATCCGGCAAAAAGCGGACCTTGTTTTTGCCTCCAACCTCTCCGGCCTGGAAGAAATGCAAACTCTGGAAAGAATGGGCCTGAAGGTGGTAATGCTCCAGGCCAAAAACATCAGCCAGATCAAAGAATCTGTAAGAACGATAGCGCTTATCACGGGGACCCGCGAAGAGGGACAAAAGATGGTCTCGACAATGGAAAAAAAGATCGATGAAATCAGCCAAAAAGTTAAAGATTTGCCGAAAGTAAAGGTCTTTTACCTGGTGGACTCCAACGGCAACTGGACCGCAGGCCGGGACACATTCATCCATGAACTCGTCACGCTGGCCGGCGGTGAAAATATTGCCGGGGAATTGACCGGCTGGATGAAGTACAGCCTGGAAAAAGTAGTGGAAAAAAACCCCGCGGTTATTATCACCGCCCCGCACGCCGGGGAAGTAAAGGACATCGCCAAGATGCCCGGTTTTAAAGAGACCAGCGCCGCTAAAACCGGCAAGATCTACGTGATCAGCAGCGACAACATCGTTACCCGGCCCTCTTACCGCATTGTCCTGGGCCTGGAGGAAATGGCCAGATTCATACACCCGGAGGCTTTTGAAGCAAAGTGAAATTATTATATAACTCCTACAAAACCCTGCTGGTTGTTTTCTTCATCCTGCTGCTTGTGGCTGCAGCTTTTTCTCTATCCCTGGGCACGGTAAGGATAACTGCCGGCGACTTGATCCGCCTGCTGGCAGGATACGATGACGGGACGAACAGGATCATTCTTTTTTCCCTGCGGCTGCCCAGGGTGATCCAGGCCGCTTTTGTGGGCGCCGGGCTTTCGGTGGTGGGCACCTTTTTGCAGGGGCTGTTGCGCAATCCCATGGCCGACCCTTACGTGCTCGGCGTTTCCTCCGGCGCCGCCTTTGGCGCCACCTTTGCGATCATCAGCGGCCTGGGCACCGCGAGCGTGGGCCTGGGATCTTTCCTGGCAGCCCTGGGCACCATCTATGCCGTTTACATGATCGCCAAGAGCGGCAGCAGGGTCTCTATGGCTTCCATGCTCCTTGCGGGCATCGCCATCAGCGCTTTTATGTCCTCAATTATTTCCCTGATGATGCTGCTGCACCACGACGAACTCTCGCGCATCGTTTTCTGGACAATGGGGTCATTCAGCCTGGTCACCTGGAGGAATGTCCTTTTCTCCGCCCCGCTCATCACCGCCGGGTGCCTGGTCATGTTCGCGTATTCAAGGGAGTTGAACGCCATCATGACGGGAGAGGAGATAGCGGAACACCTGGGAGTAAATACTGAAGCGGTGAAAAAGGTCGTTCTTACCGCTGGCGCCCTGGTGACGGCGGCAGCCGTCGCCGTCACCGGCATAATTGGCTTTGTAGGACTGATCGTGCCTCACATCTGCCGGCTTCTGGTAGGACCGGACAATCGAATCCTGGTTCCCTTTGCCGCCCTGGCCGGGGCGATCTTCCTGATCTTGGCCGATACCCTGGCCCGTTTGATCTTAGCCCCCGCCGAAATGCCAACGGGCATAATCACGGCGGCAGTTGGCGGGCCATTTTTCATTTACCTGTTAATCAGGTCAAAAATGAAGCATGAAGGATCGTGAGAACAATGTCTTTGCTTGAACTGCACAATCTGTCCGCAGGTTACCAGGGCACAATTGTCTTAAAGGATATAAGTTTTGCCGTCGAATCGCCGGAATTCGTCGGGATCATCGGGGCAAACGGCTGCGGCAAAACAACCCTGTTGAAAAGCATTTCCGGGTATTTAAAACCGCGGCGTGGTTTTGTCGCTATAGAAAATAAAGACATCCGGCAGATGTCCATCCGTGAAAGGGCCATGACCCTGGGTTACGTTCCCCAGGACATACCCTACGACTTTGCTTTCAAATGCCGCGACCTGGTGATGATGGGAAGGATGCCGTACCTTAAAAGATTCCAAAAGGAAAGTGTTATTGACAGAGAAACAGTAAGAGAATCGATGGAAATGACCCATACCTGGCATCTCCGGGACAGAGCGGCAACCGAATTGAGCGGCGGCGAGCGCCAGAGGGTTTACATCGCCAGGGCTCTCGCCCAGAAACCCAGGGTCCTCCTCCTGGATGAACCTGTATCCCACCTTGATCTCAGGTTTCAGGTGGAAATCCTGAATCTGTTAACAGAACTTTCCGCCCGGGGTATCCTCGTCCTGGTCGTGCTGCACGACATTAACCTCGCTTCCCAGTTCTGCGACGAGATCATCATCATGCACGAAGGCGCTGTCCTTTCCCGCGGGAAACCTGCGGAAGTCATAAACAACCAAAACATCGAATCGGCTTTTTCCATAAACGTACAAATCCTGGATAATCCCCTTGTTAATACGCCCTATATAGTACCGTCCGCAGCAAAGAAGAATATAAAATTAAAGGTTGTGTAGATTTTTCCTGCAATCTGGTACAATATATGTCGAAGGCAGGAACTATTTAAGGAGGAACTCCGGTTTTGTCTTTGAGAACGACAATCTATATTATTCTTTTGCTCCTGGCGCTGTATTTTCTTTTTACTGTGGGATTTCCCCTGGTCCTCGCTTTTTTACTGGCTTTTTTGCTGGAACCGATCATCGCCTTCCTCAGTGCCAGGCTGAAAATCAGGCGAATTTACGCCTCAATCGCCGTATGCTCCTTCTTCACCCTGCTGGTCCTGACGCTTGGCTATCTGCTGGTGGCCATAGTGCTGGGGGAAGCAACCGGCCTTTCCAGGGCGATGATTGGCTTCACCAGGGAATTGAGCCACGGCATCGATGTTATAGTCGCCCGCTATCAATCTCATTTTCAGTCTCTATCTCCCGAATACCAGTACAACCTGCAGCAGGCAACTAAAAGCCTGCTTGATTCACTCCAGTCGGTATTAAAGGATTTTGTGGCAATTTCCTTTAACCTGGCCAAAACAATCCCCCGGCTGCTTATCGAAACGTTGATAGTTTTTATAGCCATGTTCCTCATCAGCCTCCGGCTGCCCAGCATGAAAACATTCTTGCTCAACTTTTTCGAGCGGGAAGACCACGCGCGCGTAGAAAAGGTGTTAACGCAGCTCCACCACGCAATCTTTGGCTTTATACGCGCACAGATCATCATCAGCACCATCGAATTCCTTTTCGTCTTCACCGGTTTTTTAATCCTTGGTATCAAGTACCCTTCCGCCTCGGCGCTTTTTGTAACGCTTGTCGACATCCTGCCTGTGCTGGGAACCGGCGCAGTCATGATCCCCATGGCCGTATACCAGTATGTTACGGGGAACGTCTTCCTGGGCGTGGGGTTATTGATACATTATTCTTTAATCGTCATCTTCCGCCGGATCATCGATCCCAAAATAATGGCCGATTCTATCGGCATCAGCGCCCTTGCCGCCTTGGTCAGCATGTACCTTGGGGTCAAAGTGGCCGGATTTGTCGGCCTTTTCCTGGGTCCGGCCGTAGTTATACTTTTCCAGGCCATGATGAGGGTGGGTCTTATCAAAATCAAGATCAAGTTTTAACATTCCTGTGGAAATTCCAGCGGCACCAGTTTTACCCGGCCCACAGCAGCAATCCGATCACCCATGATGGCCACCGCTCCGCTCACCCCGGGCACTGCAAGGGCAAATTCGACTGCTCTTTTAAGATCAACGGCTTCCTGAACCATGTTGCAGGCGGCCGTAGCCACCGCATCGGCCAGCACAGCCGAAGGCGCCAGAACAACAACGGCATCCGCCCTGCCAAAACTTAGGCTGTGGCCCACCGTGCCGGAAGAAGTGCAAATGCCCAGAGGAGTCTGAACGGGCCGTATCTCCAGGCCGACCCGGTAGGAAAAAGGCGAGACCCCGGCATAGATGGCAACATTCCTGGCACGGCTCGTTTTCAGCCAGATGTCGCCGCCGTTTTCCACGATTACGTCACGCGAATAGCGGGCCAGCAGTTTTCCGGCCAGTTCGGCAAAAAGGCCGGCCACGGCAGCCATGGGACCAACTCCGGCCAGCCTGCTTTTTTCACACATTTCCACCACCGTAAAAGGAGCGCCGGTAAGCGGCTGGTGCGGTTCCAAAGACCTCAAAAAAACGGGGTCCTTTTTTATATACTCTTGCAATACCTGCCGCTCTTTTTGCACTAATTGTTCGACCATATCACGGATTTGCCCGGTATACCGGTCTTTTTTTACGGCAATATCCAGGTCGGTTTCATCCACCGCCACCCGGAAACGACAAAGGTCTTTTTCACTGTGCCTGCTGCGGTAGACACGCGGCTCGTACACCAATTAAATCCGGACCTCCATCGCTTTGACCGGACAAACCTTCACGCACGAAAGGCATACAATGCACTCGTCGCTGTTGAATTTGACATCCATGGAAGGTCTCTCCATATAAAGGGCGCTGGTCGGGCAATGAACGGTACAGGCCCCGCAGCGTGTGCACCTCTCGTCATTCCTGGCAATCTCCTGGGTCAGCGGATGCACCGTGATTCCCTGGGAGCGCAGGAATTCTATTCCTTCCCGGCTGCGCTCGCCCGTCAGTTCGACGACCATGGTGCCTTCCTTGTGCGGGTTAATGGATGCCTTGATTATGTTTATGATCAGGTCATAGTCTTTGACCAGTCGGTAGATAAGGGGCTTATCTGCTTTCTCCGCTCCGAAGCGGAGTACGATTTTTTCCGGCGCCACTAATTTCAACCTCCTTTGTTGTTGGCGACTTTCCGGTATCCACCGGTATAACACACCCCGCTTTTCGCGGGTCGGATAACGGTCCCCATAGTACTCAGTACCCTTTACTTAACATTGAGGAACTTTCCGCAGAGCCGCGCTTCAGGACCCGGAAGAAGCTGGCTCGGTTCACCCAGCAGAAAATCGCCCTTCTCAATCCAGGTTTTCAGGATCGAGGCGATTTCCCTGGCTCGCGAATAACTGCTCAAAGGGGCAGCCGGCACGTCTTTGCCCATCACCCGGATCTGGCCGGATTTTAGCTGGGCGTAACTGACAATCCCCAGGTTTCCCGGCCTGGCATTGGGATAACAGTCGCTGTAGTCCACCACCGGCGCATACAGTTCTTCATCCGGTTTTGCCGCGTATTCCAGGACCTCTTCGTTTAGAATGGGGATAGGGACCCCCACGCCAACGGTTAGAGTGGCCCCGTAGCCCCTGAAGCTGGTGCCCACCAGCCAGCGGGCTTCCATTTGCTTGAGGTCTCCCAGCACCGCCAGGGTGCCGCCAGCCCCGCACAGTTCCCTGCCGTTTTCGTCCTTGAGCGCACCGGGAAAATGCTGGGTTCCGTTCCAGACAACGTAGCCAGTTCCTCCACCCAGGAAAATACGCGTACCGATGCCGATGGTCTTAAAGCCTGGATCCTTCAGGAGTGGGCTAAGCTGCCCAGCAGTAGAATAGTGGGCGTTTTCCAGCCTGGGCTTCAATATTCCCATATAAGTATATATCGTCCTGTCGCTCAAATTAACCGCGCAGTTGTAATTCTGGTAGCAGTTGCGGGGGTTGAAGAGAATGGCTTCGTTGATTTCATCAAGGGTTATGTTCGTTTCCACTTCACGGCGCGGGTAGCAATCTGTTCCATAACTGATGGCTTTGAGACGGACGGGCCTGCGAGCCACCAGGTCTTCAATGACGTGTCCCCCGCCGTAGCGGAATTCACCTGGATAATCGCTGTTGGCCGGATCGCCTTCCGGCAGCTCGGTCGCACCGAGAAAAGCGTCTACCGCCGCAATCCCGGCATAAGCCGGCACCCCGTTCAGCCAGGCTTTGCTGATCCTGATGCGGGGCCTGGTATGGCCGAAATTGAGAAAAACGCCGGAAGAACACATGGGACTGAAAGTTCCGGTGGTAACCACGTCGACTTCGCGGGCCGTCCGGGCAAGGCCTTTTTCCCTGACCCTGTCGATAACTTCTTCCACCGTCAGGACGACGGCTTTTCCGGCTTTAATACGGGCATTGATTTCTTTGTAAGTACGCTCCACACTCATTTAGCCTTTTCTCCTCCTTCATCACCTGTGCTCTTTCGTCCCCGCCGGTCAGTACGAAGGCCTCTTCTTGCGAAGAGGCCCGCCCATGCTCAATCCGGGTCTCTTATCTTTCAGAAGCCTGATAAATTGGGCTCCTGCAGGAATTGGCACCAATCCGATTCACTATCGGACGGTTGCCGGGTTTCATCGGGCCAGTCCCTCCACCACTCTGAATAAGAGCACATCAGTATAATTTTTCTTTTTAGTTTAGCAAGCTATTTCTTGAATGTCAACAATAAAAATTCCAAAAATGCCGCATAATCCATATATTTAACAACAGCGATTTAAATACGACTATATTATCCAAAAAGTATTTTCATGATTCCATTCTTTTGCTAAAATAAACTGGACAAGACAATGAAAACGGAATGGATGCCCGTCTTGGCGACGCATTCATTTCCACAACTGACATTTTGCTCACCCGACATAAAGACCCGTTCAAGTGAGCAAAGCCTGGCGGTAAATGTTTCAGTTTCAGCCAATAAACTGTTGTATTTCCGCCGGGCTTTTTTATGTGTGAAGGGGGTGAAAATCAAGAAATCTCATAATGATTTGAAAACGGCGTTACCCTCGATTTAAAAACGATGAAGGAGTTGTTGATTTATGAATGCGGTTAATCCGGAAGCGATCGGTGTCTTTGGCCTGATTATAACCGTCTGGTGCTTCGGAGTGGAACAGCTTGGACTTGGGGTAAAGGGAGGCGACCACAAAGACATAGGAAAATCGCTTGCCTACATAGCCATCTTTTTTGGCGGCGCCGCCCAGGTGCTTACGGCCATAGCCATGTACTTTTTCAATGTGGCGAAAAACCCGGAAATAAGCATATACCTGGGCACTGTATTCGCCGA is a window encoding:
- a CDS encoding iron ABC transporter permease, coding for MKLLYNSYKTLLVVFFILLLVAAAFSLSLGTVRITAGDLIRLLAGYDDGTNRIILFSLRLPRVIQAAFVGAGLSVVGTFLQGLLRNPMADPYVLGVSSGAAFGATFAIISGLGTASVGLGSFLAALGTIYAVYMIAKSGSRVSMASMLLAGIAISAFMSSIISLMMLLHHDELSRIVFWTMGSFSLVTWRNVLFSAPLITAGCLVMFAYSRELNAIMTGEEIAEHLGVNTEAVKKVVLTAGALVTAAAVAVTGIIGFVGLIVPHICRLLVGPDNRILVPFAALAGAIFLILADTLARLILAPAEMPTGIITAAVGGPFFIYLLIRSKMKHEGS
- a CDS encoding ABC transporter ATP-binding protein; its protein translation is MSLLELHNLSAGYQGTIVLKDISFAVESPEFVGIIGANGCGKTTLLKSISGYLKPRRGFVAIENKDIRQMSIRERAMTLGYVPQDIPYDFAFKCRDLVMMGRMPYLKRFQKESVIDRETVRESMEMTHTWHLRDRAATELSGGERQRVYIARALAQKPRVLLLDEPVSHLDLRFQVEILNLLTELSARGILVLVVLHDINLASQFCDEIIIMHEGAVLSRGKPAEVINNQNIESAFSINVQILDNPLVNTPYIVPSAAKKNIKLKVV
- a CDS encoding radical SAM protein, which translates into the protein MNYDYPLFRPPSEAYSLILQLTIGCSHNACTFCTMYKGKKYRPKKWPEIKELIAEAARDYAQARRIFLADGNALSLPSEILTAALQMINERFPRLERISIYGSPQDILGKTVGELRELRRHGLELVYMGIESGSERVLKMVKKGITPGETIMAGKKARECGFALSATIISGLGGAEYWEEHAVETAGVVSAINPEYLGALTLFLREGAPLLRSIEKGQFTMLAPWQILRETRLMIENLELNDCLFRSNHASNYFDLGCILNREKEAVLERIDRYLASPFIKSLPVEINRGL
- a CDS encoding homocysteine biosynthesis protein, yielding MSVERTYKEINARIKAGKAVVLTVEEVIDRVREKGLARTAREVDVVTTGTFSPMCSSGVFLNFGHTRPRIRISKAWLNGVPAYAGIAAVDAFLGATELPEGDPANSDYPGEFRYGGGHVIEDLVARRPVRLKAISYGTDCYPRREVETNITLDEINEAILFNPRNCYQNYNCAVNLSDRTIYTYMGILKPRLENAHYSTAGQLSPLLKDPGFKTIGIGTRIFLGGGTGYVVWNGTQHFPGALKDENGRELCGAGGTLAVLGDLKQMEARWLVGTSFRGYGATLTVGVGVPIPILNEEVLEYAAKPDEELYAPVVDYSDCYPNARPGNLGIVSYAQLKSGQIRVMGKDVPAAPLSSYSRAREIASILKTWIEKGDFLLGEPSQLLPGPEARLCGKFLNVK
- a CDS encoding SLC13 family permease; amino-acid sequence: MEQSTIAIIIFAATIFLYVTELVPLGMTAVASCLLMAIAGIIPFANAFAGFGSDIVMMVIGMIVVGEALFETGLAQLMGIAIVRVVGNSERLFLAVIILATASLSAFVSNTATVAMFLPMIAAAAARSGGKIAKKNTYMATGFAAVAGGACTLVGSTPQLAAQGILSQTPGCRPLGFFELAYGGIPLVVFILFYYLTFGYYLQKRLFNFQEIAGDEPVAGGGEEKRSPVKMAVSGLVMAGCVIGFVKQVWSVGTIAMAAAVVLVMTGCITEKKVYQSIHWTSIAILGGALGFSKGLDVSGAGKLIAETAIGLLGASASPRLVFAIYVLVALMLANFMSTTAITAMLSPIAIYTAQGMGFDPIPAVIGIILGTSMGFASPVGTMPITMTLAGGYRFTDYTKVGGLLSILLYFWIIIIVPLLMGF
- a CDS encoding ABC transporter substrate-binding protein, which encodes MVKTRRFLATSIIMVLLASSSACMVPAKQKGQEQTPSVPAGSGETAVFPVKITDFMGREVEINNIPQRIVSLSPSTTEILFALGLGSRVVGVTNYDDYPPEVKELPKVGNFKGANIEAVIRQKADLVFASNLSGLEEMQTLERMGLKVVMLQAKNISQIKESVRTIALITGTREEGQKMVSTMEKKIDEISQKVKDLPKVKVFYLVDSNGNWTAGRDTFIHELVTLAGGENIAGELTGWMKYSLEKVVEKNPAVIITAPHAGEVKDIAKMPGFKETSAAKTGKIYVISSDNIVTRPSYRIVLGLEEMARFIHPEAFEAK
- a CDS encoding UPF0280 family protein produces the protein MVYEPRVYRSRHSEKDLCRFRVAVDETDLDIAVKKDRYTGQIRDMVEQLVQKERQVLQEYIKKDPVFLRSLEPHQPLTGAPFTVVEMCEKSRLAGVGPMAAVAGLFAELAGKLLARYSRDVIVENGGDIWLKTSRARNVAIYAGVSPFSYRVGLEIRPVQTPLGICTSSGTVGHSLSFGRADAVVVLAPSAVLADAVATAACNMVQEAVDLKRAVEFALAVPGVSGAVAIMGDRIAAVGRVKLVPLEFPQEC
- a CDS encoding 4Fe-4S binding protein; the encoded protein is MAPEKIVLRFGAEKADKPLIYRLVKDYDLIINIIKASINPHKEGTMVVELTGERSREGIEFLRSQGITVHPLTQEIARNDERCTRCGACTVHCPTSALYMERPSMDVKFNSDECIVCLSCVKVCPVKAMEVRI
- the ytvI gene encoding sporulation integral membrane protein YtvI, which gives rise to MSLRTTIYIILLLLALYFLFTVGFPLVLAFLLAFLLEPIIAFLSARLKIRRIYASIAVCSFFTLLVLTLGYLLVAIVLGEATGLSRAMIGFTRELSHGIDVIVARYQSHFQSLSPEYQYNLQQATKSLLDSLQSVLKDFVAISFNLAKTIPRLLIETLIVFIAMFLISLRLPSMKTFLLNFFEREDHARVEKVLTQLHHAIFGFIRAQIIISTIEFLFVFTGFLILGIKYPSASALFVTLVDILPVLGTGAVMIPMAVYQYVTGNVFLGVGLLIHYSLIVIFRRIIDPKIMADSIGISALAALVSMYLGVKVAGFVGLFLGPAVVILFQAMMRVGLIKIKIKF